The Punica granatum isolate Tunisia-2019 chromosome 4, ASM765513v2, whole genome shotgun sequence genome has a window encoding:
- the LOC116204839 gene encoding protein ABC transporter 1, mitochondrial, which yields MASLKDLSRLVSGLSLVAKEIAKRSELLETARKGDVEAFAKSAAKAALFTATDVAGLTRGKVRDLSPKPRPKNSIVYFDHRPVADDQQPSLGGEQTPAVSPENTESNVETVGAVVSDSQIAAEGEAIGASFVEKLNTESLAIEHESQSLPPEENVSLDGGGTPVQQLPPVKRRKPRERRVPSTPFTRALGFAGLGAGLAWGTLQESAKRLVYGAPKAQDSQSALSPFLSERNAERLALALCRMRGAALKIGQMLSIQDESLVPAPILAALDIVRQGADVMPRKQLNQVLDAELGPDWSSKLTSFDYEPMAAASIGQVHRAVTKDGMEVAMKIQYPGVADSIDSDIENVKLLLDYTNLIPEGLYLDRAMKVAKEELSRECDYELEASNQKRFRELMPGKEGFYVPIVVDNLSSKRVLTTELVSGIPIDKVATLDQETRDYVGKKLLELTLMELFVFRFMQTDPNWSNFLYDEPTRSISLIDFGAARDYPKSFVDDYLQMVMACANKDRGAVIELSKRLGFLTGMESDVMLDAHVQAGFVVGLPFSNPGGFDFRTTNITQSISNLGATMLRHRLTPPPDEAYSLHRKLSGCFLACIKLGAVVDCRELLLKVYEQYQFGEEDRGQILSSGAQF from the exons ATGGCCTCGTTGAAGGACCTGAGCAGGCTCGTGAGCGGCCTCTCGCTCGTGGCCAAGGAGATCGCCAAGCGGTCGGAGCTGCTCGAGACCGCCAGGAAAGGAGACGTCGAAGCATTTGCCAAATCGGCGGCAAAGGCCGCCCTTTTTACGGCCACCGATGTCGCTGGCCTGACCCGGGGCAAGGTCCGCGATCTCTCTCCTAAACCTAGGCCGAAGAACTCCATCGTTTACTTTGATCACCGTCCGGTTGCGGATGACCAGCAGCCTAGCCTCGGTGGGGAGCAGACACCTGCGGTCAGTCCCGAAAACACCGAAAGCAATGTGGAAACAGTGGGAGCAGTGGTTTCCGATTCGCAGATTGCGGCGGAGGGTGAGGCGATAGGCGCAAGCTTTGTCGAGAAATTGAATACAGAGAGTCTGGCGATAGAGCATGAGTCGCAGAGTTTGCCTCCTGAGGAGAATGTCAGTCTAGATGGTGGTGGAACACCGGTGCAGCAGCTACCGCCGGTGAAGAGGCGGAAGCCCAGGGAGAGGAGAGTCCCTTCCACCCCTTTCACAAGGGCGCTCGG GTTTGCTGGTCTCGGAGCTGGCCTTGCCTGGGGAACCCTTCAGGAATCTGCCAAGAGACTCGTCTATGGTGCGCCTAAAGCACAGGATTCACAGTCTGCGCTGTCCCCATTCTTGAGTGAGAGGAATGCAGAACGTTTGGCTCTCGCACTGTGTAGGATGCGTGGGGCTGCACTCAAAATCGGGCAGATGTTGAGTATACAGGACGAGTCCCTTGTGCCTGCTCCG ATCTTGGCTGCTTTGGATATTGTTCGTCAAGGAGCAGATGTCATGCCAAGAAAGCAGCTTAATCAGGTTTTGGATGCTGAGTTAGGTCCCGACTGGTCCTCGAAGCTGACAAGCTTTGATTATGAACCGATGGCCGCTGCAAGTATTGGCCAG GTCCATCGAGCAGTCACGAAGGATGGTATGGAGGTTGCAATGAAAATTCAGTACCCCGGTGTTGCAGATAGCATTGACAGTGACATCGAAAATGTGAAGCTTCTGTTAGATTACACTAATCTTATTCCAGAAGGCCTTTATCTTGATAGAGCTATGAAG GTGGCGAAGGAAGAATTGTCTCGGGAGTGTGACTATGAGTTAGAGGCATCAAATCAGAAGCGGTTCCGGGAGCTCATGCCTGGCAAGGAAGGTTTCTATGTTCCTATTGTTGTGGATAATTTGTCTAGCAAAAGAGTCCTGACTACAGAACTCGTTTCCG GCATTCCAATTGATAAGGTGGCAACACTTGACCAAGAAACTCGTGATTATGTTGGGAAGAAGTTGTTGGAACTCACTTTGATGGAGCTATTTGTCTTCCGCTTTATGCAG ACTGATCCTAACTGGAGTAATTTCCTGTATGATGAGCCAACTAGGTCGATCAGCCTCATTGATTTTGGAGCAGCTCGTGATTACCCAAAGAGTTTTGTTGATGACTATCTTCAAATG GTTATGGCTTGTGCAAATAAAGATAGAGGTGCAGTGATCGAGCTGTCAAAGAGGCTCGGGTTCCTCACAGGGATGGAATCAGATGTCATGTTAGACGCCCATGTCCAGGCAGGCTTCGTGGTGGGCCTACCCTTCTCAAATCCTGGGGGCTTCGACTTCCGCACCACAAATATAACACAAAGCATATCGAACCTTGGAGCCACAATGTTGAGGCACAGGCTCACCCCGCCGCCCGATGAGGCCTATAGCCTTCACCGGAAACTCTCTGGTTGTTTTCTGGCTTGCATCAAGCTTGGGGCAGTTGTAGACTGTAGAGAACTCTTGCTCAAGGTGTACGAACAATATCAATTTGGCGAGGAAGATCGAGGCCAGATCTTATCTAGCGGCGCAcaattttga